A single Lactuca sativa cultivar Salinas chromosome 8, Lsat_Salinas_v11, whole genome shotgun sequence DNA region contains:
- the LOC111903398 gene encoding uncharacterized protein LOC111903398, translated as MLVVEVFWEILKRPTLGEIVREMLMILGPVGIAFFLGVMIGWAWKPRWANLGNCEIDSLVSSSPPLSLMPSTLKNQDFGSKSNQSLQHPSSVNMDRNVVEGPTTLLLSSNPNCSSSIAKKDENRLLLTDEDLKHLWHLVEKKDGGPQWKHMMNRSTPSMQYQAWQRDPETGPPQYCSKTVYENATPELMRDFFWDDEFRFKWDDMLSHAAILEEFPNSGTSVVHWIRKFPFFCSDREYTIGRRIWELERSYYCVTKGVPIPWVPRKQKPRRVDLYYSSWFIQSVESKCEVTFFHHEDMGISWEIAKFGVRQGMWGAARKVERGFRLYQQERAFSKTISLHVVMDQMSTKIDEKYLASLESEEEEEEDDEVADMAETTTKVAEVVGMKVPKLLLFGGVVMVACSIDRGLFSKAVIFGVAKRFGSIGRQVGPQR; from the exons ATGCTTGTTGTTGAAGTTTTCTGGGAGATACTAAAGAGACCCACATTGGGGGAAATTGTTAGAGAGATGTTGATGATTCTGGGTCCTGTTGGGATTGCCTTCTTTCTTGGGGTTATGATTGGTTGGGCGTGGAAACCCAGATGGGCTAACTTAGGCAATTGCGAAATCGATTCTTTAGTATCTTCATCTCCTCCTCTGAGTTTAATGCCCTCGACTCTTAAGAATCAAGACTTCGGGTCAAAGTCAAACCAGAGCCTTCAGCATCCATCGTCTGTTAACATGGATAGAAATGTTGTTGAAGGACCCACCACATTGCTTTTGAGCAGCAATCCCAATTGCAG TTCATCAATTGCCAAAAAAGACGAGAACCGTCTTCTTCTTACAGACGAAGATTTAAAACATCTATGGCATCTCGTGGAAAAGAAAGACGGCGGTCCACAATGGAAGCATATGATGAATCGCTCAACCCCTAGCATGCAATATCAAGCCTGGCAAAGAGATCCCGAG ACTGGCCCTCCTCAATATTGCAGTAAGACTGTATATGAAAACGCGACACCTGAGTTGATGAGGGATTTCTTCTGGGACGATGAATTTCGGTTCAAGTGGGATGATATGCTTTCACATGCTGCAATCCTGGAAGAATTCCCTAATTCTGGAACAAGCGTAGTACATTGGATACGTAAG TTCCCTTTTTTCTGTAGTGATAGAGAATACACAATTGGTCGCCGCATATGGGAACTTGAAAGATCTTATTACTGCGTTACAAAG GGAGTACCCATCCCTTGGGTCCCAAGGAAGCAGAAACCAAGGCGTGTTGATCTATATTATTCAAGTTGGTTTATTCAATCAG TGGAATCAAAGTGTGAGGTGACATTCTTCCATCATGAAGATATGGGGATCTCTTGGGAAATTGCAAAATTTGGAGTAAGGCAAGGGATGTGGGGAGCAGCTAGGAAAGTTGAAAGAGGGTTTCGATTATATCAACAGGAAAGAGCTTTTTCAAAAACAATATCGCTTCATGTGGTTATGGATCAGATGAGTACCAAAATTGATGAAAAATACTTGGCTTCTTTAGAATCtgaggaggaagaggaagaagatgatgaagtagcAGATATGGCAGAAACCACCACCAAAGTAGCAGAGGTGGTGGGGATGAAGGTGCCAAAGCTCTTACTATTTGGTGGAGTGGTTATGGTGGCATGTAGTATTGATCGTGGTCTGTTTAGTAAAGCTGTAATATTTGGTGTTGCCAAGAGGTTTGGGTCCATAGGGAGGCAAGTGGGCCCTCAAAGATGA